The Leucoraja erinacea ecotype New England chromosome 8, Leri_hhj_1, whole genome shotgun sequence nucleotide sequence ctgaTGTTGGCAAACTGCATGCATAGCAGTTTTGGTCAATGTGGTATCTTGTAAACTGTAAATATGTAATAAAAGCTCCGTCAAAGAAACAGAACAGGTGCATCTTGAAGATGTAGTCTGATTCTTCCGCCAACACAAGTTGTGTTTTAAAGGACTGTACTTGGAGAAAGTGTCAtccacagcccactcccctgGCTGCACTGTAAcagcattttcatttccacagaaaaggacacaaagtactcagcggatcaggctgcatatctggagaacatggggaggtgatcttttgggtccctgcttcagactggtgTATCCATGCTCCCCTACATCAACTAGAGTCATAGACCGATACAGCACCTAGACTCACAACtatttctcccctcttcctcccattCCTCCTACATTCTTTCTTCTACTTTCACAATTAAGCAACTTCAATccatttgtctcacaccttctgtcttttcacctTTGGCCGTTGTCCAACAATTTGCTTATCAAATAGCCCTCCTCATCTGTGTCAGACTattacttgccaggttttgtcttgtacctcctctcttccagcttatccccccccccccccacacacaatcaaTCTGACGAAGGATCCTGACTTAAAACAtcacgttccccagagatgctgcctgacctgctgagttacttcagcaagtggtatcttttgtaaaccagcatgtgcagttccttgtttctatacgtCTCTAGTCCCAACAGTACTGcaatatgaaagtaagcatgcaggtacagcatgcagtgaagaaagcgaatggcatgttggcctttataacaagaggaatcgaatataggagcaaagaggtccttctgcagttgtacagagccctagtgagactgcagttttggaccccttatttgaggaaggacattcatgctattgagggagtgcaacataggtttacaaggttaattcccgggatggcaggactgtcatatgctgagagaatggagcagctgggcttgtacactctggagtttagaaggatgagagggaatctaattgaaacatattagattgtaAAAGGCTAGGACACGCTagagccaggaaacatgttcccgatgttgggggagaccagaaccaggggccacagattaagaataaggagtaagccatttagaacggagacgaggaaacactttttctcacagagagttgtgagtatgtggaattctctgtctcagcgggcagtggaggcaggttctctggatgctttcaagagagagctagatagggctcttaaaaatagcagagtcaggggatatggggagaaggcaggaacggagtactgattggggatgatcagccatgatcacattgaatggtggtgctgggtcgaagggccgaatggccgaatggcctgcacctattgtctattgtctattgtctattgttattcaCATTAGCTGAATATATGTTTGTGAGATGTAATCTCCTTGGGTGCTGACACGGCACTGTAACAGTATTTATAACATGTTAGTGGTCTTCTGTAACAAAGTCATTAATATAACCAGATGCCCTTGGCTCGGGGATGTAGGAGAGGTTTGCACAAAAATGTACAACCTTGTAGTTGTCTCAGGCATGTGGTGGAGGGTGGTATTGTTCATTTGGCCTGATCTTTCCTTCACTTTCAGCCTACAAGAAGAAGATGAAGGAACTGCCCCTTTTCAACCTACTCTGCTCCTGCTTCAACCCTGAACCACACAGTAGAACTCTCTACAAGTTTGACGGTGAGcgctgggggtggtgttggtgctgCGGGCACTGCATGGAGCAGGATAATCAGCACCATTACTGGGTGGGAGGCTAACACGACTGCGGGACTGTTTACAGAGCTGATTCTCACTCGCCAAATGTGGACACTGTGATTTTAAACTTGATGCTTTATACTCAGAGTAAATATCGCCTCACCAATTagtcatacagcgaggaaacaggcccttcagctcaatttgcccatactggccaacatgtcctatatacactagtcccacatgcctgcatttggctcatatccctctaaacctgtcctatccatgtacctgtctaaatatttattaaatattgtgatagcaccagcctcaactacctcctccagcagcttattccataaacccacgaccctctatgtgaaaacgttagccctcaggttcctattaaatctttccacccctcaccttaaacctattctggttctggattcctcgactctgggcaagagactccgtgcgtccacccgatctattcctctcatgtacatctctataagatcacccctcatcctcctgtgctgtaaggaaaaaagtcctagcctgctcaacctctgcccatagcttagaccctcgagtcctgacaacatcctcataaatcttctctgcaccatttccagcttaacatcaccTTCCcctacatggtgaccaaaacaacaacatggtgaccaaaccATTCATTTCCCACTTAACTGATTTCACCAAGATGAGTGGGTATAGCGAAGGGGAGCAGGAAATTGCAAAGGAAAATTCGGAAGACAAGAGGAGAGtacaggtgtcagcggttatggggagaaggcaggagaatgggattaggaggagaGATTAGatcatgaatggtggagtacacttgccgaatagcctaattctactcctattccttatgactattTAAAATCTCCCTTTAATAATTTGCGCTCTCCTTCCAGTGAGCTCCGAAAGACCCTCTCCTTtgattaattctactcctatctcttatgacatgaccttgACATTGGGGTTGAGTACAAAGAGTCAAATCAATTTTGGGAGATGAGGAAGGTTTGACAACTTGGTGAGGAGATCGACCTGGGTCCAGGGAAAGAGCTGTGTGTACGTGACCGTACCACCACGTAACAGCGTGACCCTTCTATAATAATGCACTCAGTAGAAGACACTGCACCTTGAGAAGGATTGTACAGTCACAGaaccatacagtatggaaacgggacctttggcccaactcctctgtactgaccaagatgcccaactgtggtagtcccatttgctggcatttggcccatatccgtctaaacctttcctcaccaacacctgtccgaatgtcttttaaatattgttattataaTTGCCTCAATCACTTCCGTGAACAACTAATTCAATATACTTACCACCCTCCATGTATAAAGGTTTCCACTACAGTTCTTATTAAATGTtccccccttaaacctatgccctctaattcttcACTCTAGAATTAGACTTAAAAAATACACTGTGTGCGTATTCATTCTAAATATGCCCCAGTAATTCTGTACACGTTTAAGtttacccctcagtctcctacataccaaggtataaagtcctaaGCTGCCCAACCTCGCTGCAGGCCAGtcccttaagtcctggcaacatcctcgtaaatcttttctgcactcaatggcatctttcctataaaagggTGACCATGTCTGAACACTATGTTCCTAAGACGGTTTCAACAACGTCCTGTGcacctgtaacataatgtcccaacataTATCTGATGCCCTTTAGGTTGAAAATTAGGTGGTGTTACTGGCTTTGGGAATGTTCATTGGTGAGGTTTATAAGACTGAGAAGAACTTATGATACAGTCAAAGCAAGTTCATCAGGAGGAAGATCAGAAGCAAATTGACACAAATATACTAAGAATATTGAGAACATTCTCCACAACAGCATCTAAAGGATCTAATGGGTCTGAATTTATAAGGTATTTGTCGGGACTGCTTTAgttcaggttagagatacagcgtggaacaggcccttcagtctgccgagtccacaccgatcaacaatccccgcacacaaacactataccacacacactagggacaatttacaattttgccaagccaattagcctacagacttgTACGAGTTGTGggaggagatcctggagaaaacccacgtggttacagcgagaacgtacaaactagccaggatcaaactagcgctgtaaggcagcaactctaccgctgtgccatcatgccgcccctGGTGTGGTATCTCTGGCAGAAAAGAGAAGGTGCGCTGCACTGTGGGATAGGATCGAGGGAGCGAATGGCTTCCTGTCCAAGAGTGATGCTGATGACCAACAAGATCCCTGTGTTGCAGATCCAGCTGACCAGAACTGGTGCTTTATCTCTGACATGGAGGTGAAGGAGCTGAACAAGCGATCATCTGGTCTGTCCTTCGAGGTCATCCTGAAGCCGCCATCCTTTGACGGGGTTCCAGAATTTCACACGGCACTCCCAAAAAAACGGGACCCGTCCCTGGAGGAGATCCAGAAAAAACTGGAGGCAGCTGAGGAAAGGAGGAAGGTAGGATGGCAGTAACGTGGAATAGCGGTAACAGAGGATCTGACCAGGGTCTGGGTTAAGATGCCTGGAGGCTGACTGAGGTTTGTGctgggagagggagggtagacaCCAGGGCACTGACGGGCTTGTGGGGGCGACAGCCGGAGACTGGCAGAGGTCTGGGAGAGACACTGGGAGACTGACCAGGGACTGGGGAAGATGCACAACTGTCTGGTGTCTGAGTCCCTCTGGTCTGGATAGACGAGTCTGGGATTCTCTGTTGGGGAGATGGTGAATTGCTCTAGAGAAATGCTCAAACGCTCTGGGGAGATGGTTAAAAGCTCTGGGGAGATGGTCAAACGATCTGTCCCGCTCTTACCACTGCGGGCCTTGTGTTCTTCCAGTGTCAGGAGGCGGAGCTGCTGAAGCATCTGGCTGAGAAAAGGGAACACGAGCGGGAGGTGATCCAGAAGGCCATTGAGgaaaacaacaacttcatcagGATGGCCAAGGAGAAGCTGGAGCAGAAGAACGAGATCCAGAAGGAGAACAGAGAGGCCCACCTGGCGGCCATGTTGGAGCGGCTCCAGGAGAAGGTGAGGTGTTCTTGTTCCTCGCTCCTGACCCTAATTGGGATGGCCATGCCCTTTCCTTTCCccactcttcccttcccttcccttctccggAAGAACCTGACTGGAAAGCACAGTGGCAGAATCGGGAAGTTCCCCTTGCAAGATCTTGGTGGACAAGATCTATTTCCCAGTGGAGACGGCGGTGTAATGGAGATTGTCTATGCAAAGGCAAAGTATTTGTGAGTGGCTCGGACAAAGATTTGCACCAGTTGTAACTGGTCCATTGACCTGCAGAGAATGCATTGTGCGTGGGATGGCCGAGTCCTGGCTGCTCCAGGGGATGCTCCATGAAACATCCCGAATGATGACAGAGATGACTATTAacgagaagacagacacaaaatgctggagtaactcagcgggccaggcagcatgtctggagaaaagtaataggtgacgtttcgggtcaagacccttcttcagactaagagttgtGGTGGAGTGAATGAAGACGTACAGTACAACTCAGAGacggcaccgatggccaaggagcccacaatggtccattgttggctgtggagggtgataacaaagggaatcAAACAGTGAATCTAGcatgatgactagggtgggtgAGTGATAGAGAGGGGAAaacgcaaggattacttgaaatgagagaaaacgATATTCAtagcgctgggttgtaagctgtccaagcaaaatgtgatgctgttcctcaaatttgcatgtggcctcactctgacattggaggaggcccaggatagaaaggtccgtAGTAATTCCTACTGACCATTAAACTATGGATGCATTGGTAATGTGGGTTATCACTTAGGTAGATAAGGAATTGAAAATGGATTTGGTGAGTTTGTAGTGACTaaccatttttaaaaaaattatacaaatacttttattcagaaaacaaaaacaaacatacaAAAGGATAACACCATCAAAACTGCCTTTGCGGCAGTTTACAAAACAACAgtcatcaattttaaaataacgtCGTCCTCATCAGTTATACACTAGGCCTaccgcggtgaccagcgttcacggacggCCTCCaaatccccgtggacaccgcgtgttccctctccagggacacgcgggcacgaaCATAggcctggaaaaggggcaggcagccaaccCCGGTGTGGCCGTCGACTATCctctgcctggacccgcgaatggccatcttggccaggcccaggagcagatcgacagggagaccccctcctccatccccccccggccctcccccccccccccccccccccccccgctgtacAGGGTACCCAAATATCAAGAGCGCGGGGCTAAAATGTAGTTAAAACTTGAGGAGCAACCCCTTCAGATAGtcaaacaggggctgcaacctctcacactccatgtaGACGTGGAACGGGTTTCTTCCACGCCGCAGAAGTCTGTGAACCAGCTCAAGTACCTGTTACATGCCACAgctttgtgcaacactctccaccccggGTCCCCGATGTAATGGGGAGGACTCTCTTATAGAGAgccctccactggggaccgctccTGCCATCAGGTCAGTGACTAACCATGGGAGTGTGTGACAGGACAGCATAGAGGGCGTGTCTAACCCTATACCATGGGATTGTGTGATGAGACAGTGTAGAGGAAACATTACTCTGTGTCTGAGATTACGCAATGGGACGAGGGTATAAAGGAGGTTTTATTCTGGGTCTAATCCATGTCCAGGGAATACATGACAAGATAGTGTAGAGAGAACATCACTCTGTGCCTAATCTGTACCATGATGTGACAATGTAGAGGGAACTTTTCTCCATGTCTAACTGAACATACATGTTAGGACAGGGTGGAGGGAGTTTCACTCTGTGCCCAGGCAGTGTGTGAGGGGACAGTGTGGAGGAAGCTACACTCTGGGTCTAACCCTGGGGATAGGATGGTGCAGAAGTTGCTTTACTTTGTAATTGACCCGTGTCCTGGGGGTGAGTAATGGGACAGGCTGGAGGAAGCTCCATTGTGTCTAACACTAGGTTTATGTGATGGGACAGGTTGGAGGGAGCTTTAATGTGTCTAACCTTTGGTTTAGGTGatgggacaggggagagggagattcaCTCTGTGCCTAACACAAGTTTATGTGATGGCACAGGTTAGCGTGAGCTTCACTCTGTGttcacatgttataggagtagaattaggccatttggcccatcgagtctactccgcacttcaatcatggctgatctctgactcctaatcccattgtcctaccttctccccataaccattgacacccattctaatcaagaatttgcctatctctATCCACTGACAGGCTCCACAGCCAATCCTACAGTGCCTAACCCACAGTGTCTAACACTGGGTTGATGTGATGGGACATGGGAGGTGGAGCTTCACTCTGTGACTAATATGCTCTAGGTGATGAACAACACTTCTAATAGCTGGTTATTTTATTCCAGGACAGGCGTTCAGAGGAGGTCCGAAAAAATAAACGTCTTAGAGCCAACGCAGAGCGATAGAGGACTCTGGATTCGGGGTGACTCCAGTCTAAGCTTCTCATCGAGCGTTtatttgtaaatatttattctGAACAATGTAGGCAGCCAGTTAGAGGGGGGAAAGACAGTGATTCTCAGCTCGGGGGCATGTAAACAAATGCAAAATCAATTCCTCATGCACCGTTCAGCTTGTTGCTTGGTCGTGGCCTGTTCTGGTCCAGCCCGGGTCAGGTTCAATCCAGTCCTGGCCCAGTCCGGTCCAGTATTGGCCCTGCTCCGGTCCAGTGCGGGCCTGGTATGACCTAGTCTGTCCTGTTTTGTCTCcctctggcctggcctggcctggcctgtctGGTCCAGCATGCCCTGATCTCTTATCTGTGATCATCGCTGCAGTAAGGATTGAAACCCTTTTTTTTACATTCATTCCTACAACGTTTCCCCATTTTAAATGGAATTCCAAGCTATGGAAAGCACAAACCTGCCCCACATTCAGTGCTGTGTGTGTAGAGGGGTTGTCCCTGTCTGAGGTGTCTCAGCACCCTCTCTTCTCACGTACGACCATCTCCCACCACCCTCATCAGCTTTGATTTAACCCTTTGCTCTCAAGTTGGTAATAGTTTAAAGGCAAAACCTCTGTCCCACACTCTCCTCCATGGACTGAATAAGCAGTCCTTCACTCTGCACCAGTCTCAGTCCCAGTCCCACAGCATCCCCTCCTGAGTTTCCCCAAGTCCAGACCGCTCTTTCCGAAGCAGAATACACAGTCAGGAAACCTGAAACAGATCAGTAACACTCCtggaaagttagacacaaagtgctggagaaactcagcgggtcaggcagcatctctggagaaaaagaatggctgacatttcaggtccttTCTACACTCCTGGCGTGTCCCCTGCTTCTCTCTCTGCAGTCGCTGCTCGGTTTGCTGAgtacgacacccattccttctaaccagagatgctgcatatcccgctgagttactccagcattttgtatctatccactttttaccctcctgatttccttaagTATACTACTGCCTCCCCTTCTGGTGCTAGGGACAAATGTTCCCCAGAGAATGATTCTTTATTGGTTTCTAGGTatcacaaaacatcaaaaaacCAAAAGTGTTTATTTGTTATATGCACccgatatagacaataggtgcagaggttGGTCATtctgcacttcgagcctgcaccgccattcaatgtgatcttggctgatcatccacaatcagcatcccgttcctgccttctcctcatatcccctgactccgctgtctttaagagctctatctaactctctcttgaaagcatccagagaaccagcatctaccgccttctgaggcagagaattccatagactcacaactctttgtgtgaaaaacgttttcctcatctccgttctaaatgacttacccctcattcttaaaattgtggtccctggttctagactcccccaatattgggaacacgtttcctgcctccagcgtgtccaaacccttaacaatcttatatgtttcaatgatattctctcatccttctaaattccagagtatacaagcccagcagctccattctatcaacatatgacaatcgtggcatcccaggaaataacctggtgaacctatgctgcactccctcaatagcaagaatgtttttccttgaatttggagaccaaaactgcacacaatgttccaggtgtggtctcactagggccctgtacaactacaaatgacctctttgcttctatactcaactcctcctgttatgaaggccaacatgccattcgctttgttcactgcctgccgtacctgcatgcttactttcagtgactgatgaacaaagaccctcagatcctgttgtacttcccctttttccaactttttttttcttcttttttttatgtctgctattatttattttgaaagtTAAGATTTGggtttttccaacttgacaccatttagataataatctgccttcctgtttttgctaccaaaggcgAGAacctcacattaaactgcaactgccatgca carries:
- the LOC129699360 gene encoding stathmin-4-like isoform X1; amino-acid sequence: MSLSAYKKKMKELPLFNLLCSCFNPEPHSRTLYKFDDPADQNWCFISDMEVKELNKRSSGLSFEVILKPPSFDGVPEFHTALPKKRDPSLEEIQKKLEAAEERRKCQEAELLKHLAEKREHEREVIQKAIEENNNFIRMAKEKLEQKNEIQKENREAHLAAMLERLQEKDRRSEEVRKNKRLRANAER
- the LOC129699360 gene encoding stathmin-4-like isoform X2; amino-acid sequence: MSLSAYKKKMKELPLFNLLCSCFNPEPHSRTLYKFDDPADQNWCFISDMEVKELNKRSSGLSFEVILKPPSFDGVPEFHTALPKKRDPSLEEIQKKLEAAEERRKCQEAELLKHLAEKREHEREVIQKAIEENNNFIRMAKEKLEQKNEIQKENREAHLAAMLERLQEKAFRGGPKK